The Lampris incognitus isolate fLamInc1 chromosome 7, fLamInc1.hap2, whole genome shotgun sequence genome window below encodes:
- the rnf169 gene encoding E3 ubiquitin-protein ligase RNF169 — protein sequence MAAAGSYKCSGSLGQKRRGGSADALRFSGSAPPSPPPVCPELRTEVACCPRCLQRTAAERGSPRFCPLCRQRGSGGGRRPSGPEPGPPRRSHPERNDCDTRKEIFILPAQLSKCGDVLSEQTSKHQTSTSEDKEETKRKLFHPLKECGALRLPEDPGGGGFRALGVLSDSENEEPVSSRTRDVSAFVRKAKTSSAGRNGVQRTAQRSQSCSGSVEARGRLRLLSHTSGVEAGITHSDMAGILLSSENSRVGSVPDRRLTFRCMMTSSTPLGVPQGRQEPSISPESNDSISEELTHFKPIVCSPCTPPKRLPDGRVLEPTIVKSTPRNLTRGSLYRATNYEASPAVLQKWRQIELDRQSVMMTSKGTLTSPVSEPQGQKSPSDHQRSRACSYNMATTCSTTEGANDRARPFDRRKLVFDTMTQESDNSEKPAVKIPKPTLNNSREGLCRGSSGLDQVVGAPESCSGTIFSTINSFSPYARSFGFHSCKLISKEPHGHRREAGGSTCSQNQSNSRKGRKRNQKTKHLEDPESDLKRARTVSQEASVMGRCGSDGYLQRVQQEREDRALAIKLQTQFDLENQTVIQQRQSPEKYFLRSWMANQNRKRRSPRKSRQISKQH from the exons ATGGCGGCCGCGGGGTCCTACAAGTGTTCGGGTAGCCTGGGACAGAAACGCCGGGGCGGCTCCGCAGACGCGCTCCGGTTCTCCGGTTCCGCTCCTCCGTCCCCTCCTCCGGTCTGCCCGGAGCTCCGGACGGAGGTCGCCTGCTGCCCGCGCTGCCTCCAGCGGACCGCGGCGGAGCGGGGCAGCCCGCGGTTCTGTCCCCTCTGTCGGCAGCGGGGGTCCGGCGGGGGCCGCAGACCGTCCGGGCCGGAGCCGGGCCCGCCGAGGAGGAGCCACCCGGAGCGGAACGACTGCGACACTCGCAAAG AGATCTTCATCCTGCCCGCCCAGCTTTCTAAGTGTGGGGATGTTCTATCAGAGCAGACTTCCAAACACCAG acaTCAACGAGTGAGGACAAAGAGGAGACAAAGAGGAAGCTCTTCCATCCCCTGAAGGAGTGTGGAGCTCTCAGACTGCCTGAGGACCCT GGCGGCGGCGGCTTCCGGGCGCTGGGGGTGCTGTCGGACTCGGAGAACGAAGAGCCGGTCAGCAGCAGAACCAGGGACGTATCAGCCTTCGTCAGAAAAGCCAAAACCTCCTCGGCCGGCAGAAA TGGAGTCCAGAGAACTGCTCAGAGAAGTCAGAGCTGCAGTGGCTCGGTGGAGGCCAGAGGGAGGCTGAGGCTCCTCTCCCACACCTCTGGGGTGGAG GCTGGCATCACTCACAGTGACATGGCAGGTATCCTCCTTTCGTCAGAGAACAGCCGTGTTGGCTCCGTTCCCGACAGAAGACTCACCTTTCGCTGCATGATGACATCATCAACCCCTTTGGGTGTTCCCCAGGGCAGACAGGAACCTTCCATCAGCCCCGAGAGTAACGACAGCATCTCAGAGGAGCTAACCCACTTCAAACCAATTGTCTGCTCCCCATGCACGCCCCCCAAACGCCTCCCTGATGGCCGAGTGCTGGAGCCCACCATCGTCAAGTCCACCCCCCGGAATCTAACCcgtggcagcctgtacagggccACTAACTATGAGGCCAGCCCTGCTGTCTTGCAGAAATGGCGGCAGATCGAGTTGGACCGCCAGAGTGTTATGATGACCTCCAAGGGGACGTTGACGAGCCCTGTGAGTGAGCCGCAGGGCCAGAAGAGCCCTTCAGATCACCAAAGGAGCAGAGCTTGCAGCTACAACATGGCCACAACATGTTCCACCACAGAAGGGGCAAATGACAGAGCGCGTCCATTCGACAGAAGGAAGTTGGTGTTTGATACAATGACTCAAGAAAGCGACAACAGCGAGAAACCAGCTGTTAAGATTCCTAAGCCCACTCTGAACAACAGCAGAGAGGGTCTATGTAGAGGGAGCTCAGGTTTGGACCAAGTGGTGGGGGCCCCTGAATCCTGTAGTGGAACCATTTTTAGTACAATTAATTCATTTTCCCCATATGCAAGGAGCTTTGGTTTCCATTCTTGTAAACTGATCTCAAAAGAGCCACATGGCCATAGgagggaggcaggtggtagtaCCTGCTCCCAGAACCAGTCTAACTCAAGGAAAGGCAGGAAGAGGAACCAGAAAACCAAACACTTAGAGGACCCTGAGTCAGACCTAAAGAGAGCCAGGACAGTCAGCCAGGAGGCCTCTGTCATGGGACGCTGTGGGAGCGATGGGTACCTTCAGCGAGTCCAGCAGGAGCGAGAGGACCGGGCACTAGCCATAAAACTCCAGACACAGTTTGATCTGGAGAATCAGACAGTCATTCAACAGAGGCAGAGTCCAGAGAAGTACTTCCTACGGTCTTGGATGGCCAATCAGAATCGGAAAAGGCGAAGTCCACGGAAGTCAAGACAAATTTCCAAACAGCATTAG